tctctttTTGCACCTTCATCGtggtgcttttttcttcttcaaaatggaaaaaTGGTAACCAGCACACAACcgctaaaatattaaataatatcaaAGCAACTGGACTGGTAAACAAATGTTTTATATAGATTTATCATAAGTgaataaacattttatataacaatAACCAAGTGTAACAACAAATTGATCAtaagtgaacaaacattttatataacaatAATCAAGCGtaactgaacaaattgttaacagtACCAAACTCAAATAGTTTTCAATAACAGAGTGATAACTGAATGGTTAAGCTACAGGCCTCCAGTTTTATTTCTGCCTATTTCACAATTGCTTTGTTGGGATCAGAATATCATAACAGCTTAATGTTACTTGtggttggggaaagaggaggatttgttgaGTTTTATTCTTCATAGTTCAAAAAGGCTTTTAAGTCCTCCGAAAAAGGATTGACTTGGATCCCCAGCCAAAAAAATGTGAATCTCCAGGAGCTGTGAGTTCTTGACCAGCTGGAATAAAACtcaacaaatcctcctctttcctcaACCATAAGTAACATTAAAGtgttgtgatattctgatccCGACGAAGCAATTATGAAACAGGTAGGAATAAAACCAGAGGCCTGTAGCTTAACCATTCAGTTATCACTGTTATTGTAAACTATTTGAGTTTGGTactgttaacaatttgttcagttaCACTTGATTATTGTTATATAAAATGTTCGTTCACTTATGATCAATTTGTTCAGTTACAGTTGATTATTGTTATATAAAATGTCTGTTCACTTACGATAAATCTATATAAAATatttgtttaccaccccagttgctttgatattatttaatattttagcagttgtgtgctggttagcatttTTCCATTTTGTCAAATCGAACTGCTCTCTTCTGCATTGTTgtattgcttttttcctcttcataATAAagggcaacatttatttatttcaaaaatgtgtacactgcTGTTCCATCTGTGGGTGTTAACAATATGGATACATAAAACATGCTATGTGTGATGCTGTGTATGAAAATGCAGTGTTGGACTGTGGAATTAAACCCTAATTGTTTCAGGCTTGATCTTTCTGTGCTTAGCTTTAGCTACTTTCCAGCTGAAAACCTGATAGAATACAAATGGCCACCTGATGAAACAGGAGAATACTATATGCTTCAAGAGCAAGTCAGTGAATACTTGGGTGTGACTTCCTTTAAGCGAAAATATCCAGGTATTTATGTTACAAATGCTCATGTGAAATattaaaatgtgtccttttttaaaatagagaGTAGAGCCAGCAGGCCCATTCACAGGATCCTGTGACTGATAGATCTTTCCATCAAGCTCAgcccatattatttatttatttatttatttatttatttaatttctatactgcctaataactgaagctctccgggcagttcacaacaattgacGAAATAAAATACAGGATAAGACTTTAAATATACAACattcaaaaacaatttaaacagctaaaaacaatttcagtaaaatactagacctgttcagTCAGCTGGCATAAAAGATCATTAGAAGCTAAAGTGTAATGTTACTGTCTTGTGCTGAGGCTTGAATTGAGTACATGATCTttgactgggttcaaacaacacaataatcaacagtggtttaaatagttgacggttggttatttaacccacggtgggttattgtgttgtgtggaggtttttttttttaatcaatgctGTAATAACCCAACGCTGtgcagaattggctatttgaacctcctttggttatcgtgttgtgtggagggtactgctggttatttccttggccagcaGTGGTTATCTTATCAGCCCCAGACTTGCAacgcaagagcggtcaaagtggctgagcagtggctgatgggatactagcaggaggaataaggagggaagagagggtgggggatgagtgagtcaactcagcatggactaatagtcaactcagtgctgatcctaatccacaccacagttgattattatcatgttgtatggggagtacaccctagataaacaactgttgaattgattattacctcactgttgactatcatgttgttcCAATGCAGCCTAGGTGTCCATAATAGTATGTGAATTAGTGTTCATATTTCAGTATGTCTCCAATGGGATTTTTTGGTCTAGGGCTAACTTCCTTTGGGAGTATGTTCATGAAAGTAAAACTTACAGTTTTTCATCTTTTATTATATTGATGTTTTTGAAAATCCGTTTGACATTTTAAAGGTATTTTTTGTGGAATTTATCTGTCTTATTAAATGTCTGATCTGGGAtgttttaaataggggtgtgcacggaccccccgctccgcgccgtgggccgctccgcccatactccgctcctcttcgccacggagctccggctccgaatcggagctccgcagtggaggggagtggcgccaggtaaggccgggagaggagggcgggaggtttaccgggccctgccgccatcgcagcccgtgtggtgatggcggcagagcccggtaagggaccaagggggagggggggccttacctgcctccgtccgcggtccgtcggcgtcttggttgaaccgcgggctcaattgaagatgccgacggaccgcggatggaggcaggtaagggagaggagggcggggggtgttaccgggctgtcaccgcatgggcgacagcaacagcggcagggcccggtaaaccccacttacctttccggcggagctccggatcgaggcgaaggatcctccttcacctcgatcctcttcgccacgctccgccggcccctcaatcctcttcgactccgccttaagggcaggcgaagccccctgctccgcttctaattctccggtccgattagaagcggagcacatccctagttttaaataCACAAAAGTTTTCAGGGATTTTATTCATATGCGAAACCCTTGGGTAAAAATAGATCCAGATAATCTTCTATTTGTTCTTTGTAGTACAAATagtgcagttgtgtgctggtaGCATTGAGCTAGTCACACTTTCTCAactgcaggttccccatatgttaATAAGGGAGTAATAAGGACCTGCCTCTCAACATGACTGTGAGCATGAACTTCGCACAACTAAAGAGTTCTGTAGATACGATAATAcctatggtgttttttttaaagtgttagaATAGttttcatctgaacaggttcagtgACGATCTGACTATTTCAAAGACAATATGATGTGTGGGAAATCCTCTGAGATGGCTTATAGCCCAGTGGCTCAGATTGCTTCAGAcaaggagcagcagaggaagcATGAGTGACACATGCTTTCTCTGTGCTTTCTGTGCTAATGGGTTCCATCAAGCATCAGACTTCCCTTACTCTCCTCCCCTTTATTTTCCCTCAGTTCTACTCCACAGGATTCCCTAACCTCTGGAGCAGTTGTGGAAGGCTGTGGGGATGTGTGTGGGTAGGGAAGAATCTGTTCTGCCAGCAGTGTCTGTTCCACTGGCAGATGGACACAATTGGATACAGCCTAGTGTgtggaatctcacatctactctGATGCCTAGTCTGATGTGGGCACTCCACATGTATTTGGAACTTGTGCATTTTGCCACAGGGATAATGTATGAGTTCATACTCCATATGTTACAGAGGAAGCACAACAGGAAAATGAACAAGTCACTTAAGCTTTATTTTCAGCGGCTGcctatttaattgttttaaaccgCCCTTAATTTGAGACCATGTTCATTGTTGTGTAGGTGAACTTGCCCTTGTTCTTGACTTTGTGGGAAGGTGGGCTGGGTGAGCAGTGCTGTTTTTCACTCCTTGCAAACCTGTTTTTCAGGTGTGGCAGAGGCAAAAAGTATAATGTTTAATGCTCAGGCTATTTTAGTATTGTTTCTCAAGCCAGCAGCATTAGCTTTTTAATACAAGTCTTGAGGGGAAATATAACTTCAATACAGATGaatatattttaatacatttggAGAATTTGCAAAATCCtttacatttcctttttttactaCTTTCTCCCTCGCTTTTCCTGGAGATTTAGAAAGACGAGATCTATCTCACAAAGAGAAACTCTACCTCAGAGAGCTAAATGTCATTACAGAAACACAATGTACTTTAGGTAAGGCCCACAAAAGGCATTTTTTGTTCTTTATGATGTAAGTAAATATTTCCAGGGGAATAAAATGAAATTGTAGATAAGAATATTTGATTTCTGCTTGTTTAATGCTTGTGAAGATATGAAAACTGTCCTTCAAAAAAATACTTCATTGCGTCTTAAGGAGGGTTTTTACCATTCTAGTATCCAAGAAATAGAGAACACTGAAACTAGTTTCCTGAGCCAGGGGGTTTCTGACTTCCCCCCAATCGCATTCCAAATATGTGTCTGCCTTTGTATTTAGAACCCCATGGAGGTGGGGACAGGTAGGAAGTGGCTTGGAGGCAGTTTGGAACAGCAGATAGGGATTGAGGTAAGAAGCTCCTATACCTTCTTTCCCCCTACTGTTTTTCTGCTTCACAATGGTTCCTTTGAAGCAGCCTTTTTAGGGGACAGGAAGAAGATGCCGATGGGAGTAAGCTACATTCAATTATGTAGGATGTATTTTGGCTCCTCTAAAGTTCCATAGAGTGTAGActttattttatcctggttgtgctttttatactgtattttgtatttgtgcttttaacctgttggttgttttattatggttttaatttttgtgaaccacccagagagcttcggctattgggcggtataaaaatgtaatacataaaataaataaaataaataaatattttctcggAGCAATGTGCAGTTGCCAAACACACTGGCCCGGTTTGGATGTAACAATAAGTCAGGATTCCAGGGCATGAAATGTCTGCCCTGGAGATATGTAGCTTTTCTGGGGAACCTTGGCTTATTGTGCTTGTGCAGTGTGTGACTTCAGGGGACCCTAAGCATATTGTGAACCCTAGGGGAACCCAAAGCACTAGTGCACACTGCCCTATcattcctgcttggctcctcctgcaagtGGGTGGCTAAACAAACTATCCATTGTCTGCTTATCGTTATGTTCCAACGGGGAACTCTGGCTAGTCTCTTCCCACACAGCAGAGAAAGAAGCCAGAATTCCTGGTTTGTACATAACGATAAAGAAGCCATGTATAGAAGTGATTGGGCAGCATGCGCTTGAGCATAATAAGCTAAGGTTTTCTGAGCTGTTCTCTTTGGTACTGATGCTATAAGCTATGATGCCTACAAATCttttaaaagtattaaaaaaaagtcttagcTTTGTctcttaattttcttttttttttacaaaatcacACAAATAACTTCTTGATGTAATCTAGGTCTAACAGCGCTACGCAGTGATGAAGTaattgatctgatgattaaagaatACCCTGCCAAACATGCTGAGTACTCTGTTATACTTCAAGAGAAAGAACGTCAACGAATAACTGATCATTATAAAGAGTATTCTGTAAGTACTCCCTCAAACATTATTTGATAAGATGTTTCAAAACATGGAGCATGATATTAAGTGCCTTTTAGGATATCAAGATTCTGCAGTTTGTGAattaatgaaaacaaaatgtgttTCAGCAAATGCAGCAACAGAATACTCAAAAGGTCGAAGCAAGTAAAGTTCCAGAATACATTAAGAAAGCTGCCAAGAAAGCCGCTGAGTTCAACAGCAACTTAAATCGCGAACGAATGGAAGAAAGAAGGGCCTATTTTGATTTACAAACACATGTAGGGTGGCTTAACTTTCTTGCTTATATGACTATAGGTAGCTTCTTGCTTATAATAAAGAGGGCAGATttggtattttgtatttctgttgggAAATATAAAGCATGCCCAGCGTTCCTACTTAACCCCTTGTTCTTTTTCTGAAATACTGATACAATATGTTAATTTTGCCATAACAGCCAAATCCCTCATTTTATCAAACCGTTCATCCCTAGAAGATATTATTTGCATTCTCCATTTTTTTGCATTCAATATTCTTGCTGTAGCCAATAGAAGCTGTTAATTTGTTATATTATTGGCTAAGAAAGCTATCCGTAAAATTAATAAGGTGAAGGAAGGGATCTAATAAGATTTCATTTCCCAATATTTTCTCCATAGTTTTATTAACCATTCTTTAATGCTTTTGCCAAAGGACATTCCCACtgtaaatgataaaaaaaatcccctaTTTGTTTCTGACATTAACAATTAATTGGATCCTTTCTTatccattttattttaacttgtcATCTTTTAAACACAGCTAGTTTTTCTTATTCCTGTATAACTCCACTCACAGTGAAATTGCTAATGCTTTGCTTACAAAAGCAGTGTGAAATTACAATTAGATTTGTTTCCACGGTTAAATTTCAGATTGCTAATGCATTTTAACTCTACATGCATTCtgtacattttattttgtatgcAGCAGCTTTGATTGAAAatattaggattttttaaaaatcttaaaacatAAGAGTATATAGGAAAACACAGCCACATTCTGTGAAACTGCAGTCTTcaggtttatttacttatttatttattgcatttttataccgctcaatagccgaagctctctgggcagttcacaaaaattaaaaccattcaaagtgtaaaacaacagcataaaaacatgatataaaatacaatataaaaacacaaccagtataaaagcagcagcagtgcagaaatacaaatttaaaatacaaatttaaaacagcaaagttaaaattaattataaactgttaaaaattgagataataaaaaggtcttcacctggtgtctaaaagaatatagtgtaggtgccaggtgaaccgccttagggagctcattccaaagcaggggtgccacagcagagaaggccctcctagtagtcacctgccttacttcctttggtaggggctcacagtGGGACCATGCCTTTCCTCTCTGCCTCACCATGCAATTGCCAGTCCATAGGGAATGGAGTGTCACACGACAGATACTCCTACTCATTGTGCTTATGCCATACCATGTGGTCTAGGAAACACATGTACACATCTCTACAAATATACACCCAAGCTCACATCATTTTTCATGGGCATGGGAGCACACAGAATCATATTGTTCACTGTGGGTGCAAATATTTTAATCAGCAGTTGTGCGATTCACTCTTTGTGGACCAGAGGATTGTGGGATTTGGATCATTCATTCATATGCCCCAGGTTACATGGTATATTGATtgtatagggtgtgtgtgtgtggcaagttTATGGTTCTGACCAGTCTATCTAAATATTTCATAATCATAGAAAATCAAGTTAGTTCATAAAATGTTGGAAATGAGCTCTTTATTTTTTGTATTGACAATGCAGATTATCCAGGTGCCTCAAGGGAAATATAAAATCTTATCTACAGAAAGGACAAGAATTAGTCCTTATCCAGTGGCTCTCATACCAGGCCAGTTTCAGGAATACTATAAAAGGTACATTAAAAAGAATGAAatatatttgcttttattaatcTGGTTACTTTAGGAAAAGGTGATTTGTAGAAACAGCTAAGAAAACAgaattataaacacacacacccaatactTGTTAAGCACTACCTTGGCAAACATGTTTGAATATTTTCTCTCTGTGTAGCAGGGGTGGGAAAATGCCAGCCTGGTCCGGAGGCTTGGGCTCCCTCTATAGGCCCCTCCCCTGGAGGCTACTGGGGGCTTGGGAGGAAACGGGaagaggaatccccttgttatctccaggCACAGATCAGCGACAACAAAGgcattcctttccccacttccTGCCAAGCTTCCATTAGCTTTGGCTCCCTCTGCGGACTGAATTGGGAACTTCCGTGGCCTGGATTAGAAATCTCTGTGGGCTGAAGGTTCTCTGCCCCTGGACTGATGGTTAGCTTGGAAAAGTACTTGAGGTGAGGGCGATGTAAAAGCTGTATGTATTTCTCAAGCATGTGTGTCTCCTTTGTATGAGTTACCCTTTCGAAATAAGAGTGGAAGAGTAAAAAGCAACTTTACACATTTTTGGTGACCTTTTGATTACAATTTTATACATCACAGATGTATGGAAAGCTACTTTTTGAAGTTCAGCCTCGTTGTATTATTCTTTATCATCACATACAATTGTTTATCAAAATGTCTGTATAAATGAAATATAGTACTGAAAATAATTACTTCACTTCAGGTACTCTCCAGATGAGCTTCGATATTTGCCGCTAAATACAGCTCTTTATGAGCCCCCCTTAGATCCAGAGCTGCCTGCTCTGGATAGTGATGGCGATTCAGATGATGCAGAAGAGCGAGGTGATGAAAAGCGGAAAATCAAAGGCAACTCGGTGAGCtagaaatatttctttatttttgtttaacagaagaTTGCCAAATATATAAGGCCATGTAAATCAACTCTGTGCTAATTATATTCATACAATTGGTGACTTATTCTTGGCAAGTGAGCCAGTTGTATGGCTGATTAGTAGATTTGAACTTGAGTCTTCCACATCTGAACATAACTGCTGAAGCACAGTATCTTCATGTAactagagtttttttttaatttcagaaaaTTAAATTGCTTTGAACATAAAGTGTTCTATAAAGTGAAGCAATTGAGggttttttatattatattgttatCTGAACTCCTTTTAATTCCAGAGGAGCTCTGGAAACTTCCTTCTAGAGAAGTGAAGAATGCAGATTAAGAAATTATTAACCCAtgggggagcaatcctatgtcccctagacaagGTCTTGGGGCAGGGGGCATATGATTGTTTGGTTTTCCAGCTCCGAGCTTGTAGACAGGGCTTTGAGCTAGGAACCAGGAAACCACACTCTGCGCCTCTCTTCCTCATAGCCAGCACAGGGGGAACCGTGCCTGCTTCCTCTCTGCACTTGCAGAATGGAACACAGCAATGAGGAAAAGGTGAGGCTACAAGGtatccccagcctctttccctcctcctccccgaaGCCTCTGCTAAAATGCAGAGGGGGAGGCGCAAGACATTTCCTTCTCTGCATTGGATACAAATAAGCTTCCTGAGTTCGGAGGCTCATGATACTCAGGGCACATCTTgtgggattgcaccttaaataatAGATTGGTGAGCTTTGAAATGCTGAGCAGTTGGTGACTGCTGCTGTGCTAAATGACACCTGTTACGGCCTACATCATTCCCATGACCTGTTCAGTATGATCTCCAGTGCTCCATTAGCAGAGCACTGGATTGCTGTGTCAGGCTATTGCTCCTTTCTTTAGGAGACCTCAGTGGTGAACAAATAATGGTGCTCCTTACACTAATTGGTTTTGTGCTATGTTGTCTTCGTCCAAccctaaacaaacaaataaaattatggcATTTTTGTTATAGGACAACTCATCTGGCAATGTATCTGAAGGTGAATGCCCCCCTGAAAACCAGGAGGAGCCTGTTCAGGGAAGACAAAAAACGAAAGAGAGAAACTCTACTCCAAGAAAAGAGGGTTCCAAGCGATCTGTATCCAAATCAGTTCCTGGGTACAAGGTAGAAGAAAAAAGCCCCTGACTCAGCTTCTTTACTGACCAGCCTCTCTCCCTGAAACGTTtaactttgtttttcaaaaatacgGAACTTCTGCTTACTATACTTGACTAGCTGCTCTCCTGTTGTGCATTCCTGTTTGCTTCCTTACTTCCTGTTGCTTTATTTTACTTGGGGCCTTACTGTTTGTTATCCTGGCTATGGAGTGGCTTTTCTGTACCTAAATGGGTTCCTAAGCAATTCCAGTATGAAACCCCATTATCAAGAAGGGGTTTTCCACACTcattttctggggtggggtgttaTTTTGTTCTTTTACAGTCTTCAGAAAGGTAGATGGTTACATATCGAATATGAAATTGGGATTTAGTTTAAAATAACTGGGCTAGCAAtgtaaaatgaaactaaaatgCATTTACATTTTCTTAACTTTTTCCAAGTGAAAAAGATGTTAACTGTTTTGATAATAGTAATTTTAACAAAATTCCCTTGTATGTAGGAAGTTGGGAGGGTGACTTTTGATCTGAGCAACACTgcagtgtttattttttaatgggaaaGCGAACCAGTTAACCTGATGGAACCTATCCAGACAATACTTTTTCACCTTAATCTTCTCAATCAGGAGAGGTTTTGGACTCACATACTTCCTCCATACCACTGCCCTCAGTGTGTGAAGAATGCCTGAATCAAAAGATCTCCACATTTATTTGAATGTGAGATCTCTCCAACCTTGCAGGATAGAACCCATGATATAGACCCCTGTCTCTTCAGTTTAGGAAGTGGTTCTGTATCACAGGGTTTGGGGAAATCCTGGACTAAAAG
This sequence is a window from Elgaria multicarinata webbii isolate HBS135686 ecotype San Diego chromosome 4, rElgMul1.1.pri, whole genome shotgun sequence. Protein-coding genes within it:
- the PHF10 gene encoding PHD finger protein 10 isoform X2, producing MAAVLSPRVCDSDPATPGAQSLKDDTEDNSNDGSQPSKRRRMGSGDSSRSCETSSQDLSFSYFPAENLIEYKWPPDETGEYYMLQEQVSEYLGVTSFKRKYPERRDLSHKEKLYLRELNVITETQCTLGLTALRSDEVIDLMIKEYPAKHAEYSVILQEKERQRITDHYKEYSQMQQQNTQKVEASKVPEYIKKAAKKAAEFNSNLNRERMEERRAYFDLQTHIIQVPQGKYKILSTERTRISPYPVALIPGQFQEYYKRYSPDELRYLPLNTALYEPPLDPELPALDSDGDSDDAEERGDEKRKIKGNSDNSSGNVSEGECPPENQEEPVQGRQKTKERNSTPRKEGSKRSVSKSVPGYKPKAIPNAICGICLKGKESNKKGKSEALIHCSQCENSGHPSCLDMSAELVAIIKTYPWQCMECKTCIICGQPHHEEEMMFCDVCDRGYHTFCVGLGAIPSGRWICDCCERQPPVPRGRGRRAKNSKEG
- the PHF10 gene encoding PHD finger protein 10 isoform X1 produces the protein MAAVLSPRVCDSDPATPGAQSLKDDTEDNSNDGSQPSKRRRMGSGDSSRSCETSSQDLSFSYFPAENLIEYKWPPDETGEYYMLQEQVSEYLGVTSFKRKYPDLERRDLSHKEKLYLRELNVITETQCTLGLTALRSDEVIDLMIKEYPAKHAEYSVILQEKERQRITDHYKEYSQMQQQNTQKVEASKVPEYIKKAAKKAAEFNSNLNRERMEERRAYFDLQTHIIQVPQGKYKILSTERTRISPYPVALIPGQFQEYYKRYSPDELRYLPLNTALYEPPLDPELPALDSDGDSDDAEERGDEKRKIKGNSDNSSGNVSEGECPPENQEEPVQGRQKTKERNSTPRKEGSKRSVSKSVPGYKPKAIPNAICGICLKGKESNKKGKSEALIHCSQCENSGHPSCLDMSAELVAIIKTYPWQCMECKTCIICGQPHHEEEMMFCDVCDRGYHTFCVGLGAIPSGRWICDCCERQPPVPRGRGRRAKNSKEG